From the Primulina tabacum isolate GXHZ01 chromosome 15, ASM2559414v2, whole genome shotgun sequence genome, one window contains:
- the LOC142527672 gene encoding uncharacterized protein LOC142527672 yields the protein MPFPWKKVKSTRISRLLNDHLHNSQKRRDGSSLVVETGFPTSLIDLFIKNREKLKNYSKKKRETSLSVPSQNDPVIAPGSPTLFPSPPQSPSRSNSQVIAGLPLNCSSPLRRSASLLHLPLGVNEIDVGDRDGGGAESKCGVEKVVEANGVILVAVKIFLVAVLALWAKRLTVGITMSALFLCFLECAGKHLRELFKPCSKARGWLISVMQKVPKLRYKDLWKVRQEEFDPSLNGCDSMHQTQIIEIEKPNQYPIIFIDEIQSEKEIMEDSFSIGRSRNQKTESNEVVIGKEKRLFGVAKLRRKLRKDKIKSKMKLIVPKKFWSLRKDHNFRRLKIVQEDKVTVCGEQGMDECEDEWESETTTRLSSTSNGIFKEDVMNSIYAVGGLPEIDEEVAKNNEVGSKETKSGTRWSNFVPCLTVLIGLIGGRPVALLLTLSWFLVLKFGKTLPGFREVPMIKSFDDRSG from the coding sequence ATGCCATTCCCATGGAAGAAGGTGAAGAGCACCAGAATTTCTCGATTGCTGAACGATCATCTGCACAACTCTCAGAAGCGCCGCGATGGCTCTTCGCTTGTGGTAGAAACGGGCTTTCCAACTTCCCTAATCGATCTATTCATCAAGAATCGAGAAAAGTTGAAAAATTATTCCAAGAAAAAGCGTGAAACTTCCTTATCTGTACCGTCCCAGAATGATCCGGTGATCGCGCCAGGATCGCCTACTCTTTTCCCATCTCCTCCGCAGTCGCCCTCTCGTAGTAATTCACAGGTAATCGCGGGACTGCCTTTAAATTGTTCTTCTCCCTTGCGAAGAAGCGCCTCGCTTTTGCACTTACCTTTGGGTGTGAATGAAATTGACGTTGGAGATCGTGATGGTGGTGGAGCTGAGAGCAAGTGTGGTGTTGAAAAGGTTGTGGAAGCAAATGGAGTTATCTTGGTGGCAGTAAAGATATTTTTGGTGGCTGTTTTGGCGTTATGGGCAAAGAGACTGACAGTAGGAATTACCATGTCTGCCTTATTCTTGTGTTTCCTGGAGTGTGCTGGGAAACATCTGCGTGAATTGTTCAAGCCATGTTCGAAGGCTAGAGGGTGGTTAATATCGGTGATGCAAAAGGTTCCGAAATTAAGATACAAGGATTTGTGGAAGGTGCGGCAAGAGGAATTTGATCCTTCTCTGAATGGTTGTGACTCTATGCATCAGACTCAAATCATCGAAATTGAGAAACCAAATCAGTAtcctattatttttattgatgaaatACAATCAGAGAAGGAAATAATGGAGGATTCCTTTTCTATAGGGAGATCTAGGAATCAGAAAACTGAGTCAAATGAGGTGGTGATTGGGAAAGAAAAGCGTCTCTTTGGAGTGGCAAAACTGAGGAGAAAATTACggaaagataaaataaaatcaaagatgaAGTTAATTGTACCAAAGAAATTTTGGAGTTTAAGAAAAGATCACAACTTTAGACGGCTAAAAATCGTTCAAGAGGATAAAGTTACCGTCTGTGGAGAACAAGGAATGGATGAATGCGAGGATGAATGGGAATCAGAGACTACTACCAGATTGTCATCTACTTCAAACGGAATATTCAAAGAAGATGTCATGAATTCAATATATGCAGTTGGTGGTTTGCCTGAGATTGATGAGGAAGTAGCCAAAAACAATGAAGTGGGGAGCAAGGAAACAAAATCTGGAACGCGTTGGAGTAACTTCGTGCCCTGTTTAACTGTTCTTATTGGACTCATTGGAGGTCGGCCAGTTGCTCTCTTGCTTACCTTATCATGGTTTCTTGTGTTGAAATTTGGCAAAACACTTCCTGGGTTCAGAGAGGTGCCCATGATCAAGTCTTTTGACGATAGGTCTGGTTAG
- the LOC142527804 gene encoding dihydroceramide fatty acyl 2-hydroxylase FAH1-like — translation MVAQGFTVDLDKPLVFQVGHLGEAYQDWVHQPIVGKEPRFFENDVLEFLTKNDWWVIPLIWLPVVGWSLSIAVSNGNSIPQLLLMVAFGIFAWTLLEYTLHRFLFHIKTKSYWGNTLHYLLHGCHHKHPMDGLRLVFPPAATAILLVPFWNLIKLLSTASTAPAFFSGGLLGYVMYDVTHYYLHHGQPTSKVSKALKKYHLNHHFRIQNKGFGITSSLWDKIFGTLPPSKQAQKSS, via the exons ATGGTTGCACAAGGATTTACCGTGGACTTAGATAAGCCCCTTGTCTTCCAG GTTGGGCATCTTGGAGAGGCTTATCAGGACTGGGTTCATCAGCCAATTGTGGGCAAGGAACCCCgattttttgaaaatgatgTTTTGGAG TTTCTGACGAAGAATGATTGGTGGGTAATTCCCCTTATTTGGCTCCCAGTGGTCGGATGGTCCCTCTCGATCGCTGTTAGTAATGGAAATTCAATCCCTCAGTTGTTACTGATGGTAGCATTTGGCATTTTTGCCTGGACGTTGCTAGAATATACTCTGCATCGCTTCCTTTTCCACATTAAGACAAAGAGTTATTG GGGCAACACACTTCATTATCTACTTCATGGTTGTCATCATAAGCACCCAATGGACGGTTTACGACTTGTTTTCCCTCCCGCTGCAACTGCTATTCTCTTGGTACCG TTTTGGAACTTGATAAAACTCTTGTCTACTGCTTCCACTGCTCCTGCGTTTTTTAGTGGTGGTCTTCTTGGCTATGTGATGTATGATGTAACTCATTACTACTTGCACCATGGCCAGCCAACCAGTAAAGTATCAAAGGCTCTCAAG AAATATCATCTAAATCATCATTTCCGCATCCAGAATAAAGGTTTTGGCATAACTTCCTCTCTCTGGGACAAGATCTTCGGAACCCTACCTCCATCAAAACAAGCTCAAAAGAGTAGTTAA